From the genome of Erythrobacter litoralis, one region includes:
- a CDS encoding peroxiredoxin, with translation MSLHIGDTAPDFTVDTTAGPITLHEWAKGSWVFFFSHPADFTPVCTTEMGMTARLAGEFERRNVKPLGLSTDTVEEHRAWICDVDETQGVSLQFPIVADPDLTIARSYDMIHPGQSETAAVRSVFIIDPDMKIRLTMTYPMSVGRNFDEILRVIDSLQLGDRARIATPANWTPGGEVIIPPSIGDEEARRLFPQGFTTIKPYLRTTHVN, from the coding sequence ATGAGTTTGCATATCGGCGATACCGCCCCCGATTTCACGGTCGACACCACTGCCGGCCCGATCACGCTGCACGAATGGGCAAAGGGCAGCTGGGTCTTCTTCTTCAGCCACCCGGCGGATTTCACCCCTGTGTGCACCACCGAGATGGGCATGACCGCCCGGCTCGCCGGGGAATTCGAAAGGCGCAATGTCAAACCGCTCGGCCTGTCCACCGACACGGTCGAAGAGCACCGCGCCTGGATCTGCGATGTCGACGAGACGCAAGGGGTCAGCCTGCAATTCCCGATCGTCGCCGACCCGGATCTGACCATCGCGCGCAGCTATGACATGATCCATCCTGGCCAGAGCGAAACGGCTGCGGTGCGCTCGGTCTTCATCATCGATCCCGACATGAAGATCCGCCTGACAATGACCTATCCGATGAGCGTGGGGCGCAATTTCGACGAGATCTTGCGCGTGATCGACAGCCTTCAGCTCGGCGACCGGGCGCGGATCGCGACTCCGGCCAACTGGACGCCGGGCGGCGAGGTCATCATCCCGCCCTCGATCGGCGACGAGGAAGCGCGCAGGCTTTTCCCGCAGGGCTTCACCACCATCAAGCCCTATCTCAGAACGACCCACGTGAATTGA
- a CDS encoding DUF6733 family protein — translation MKTRYIHAPLVLAIAAASAPAIAQEDSLAVSSAASAIAIDESTLELAETLEAIAPSADAGSETISAPNTAAGTLSVADFALTSASAAAPASSEIAVTAAAAAAAQGETGGRSESFTVTLNQDAFFGFYPAFNGLIPVSDNVDFSFYGIIWTTDAFGTGLGSDLWTEFGVGAAIYTGNLVIKPQIGLTNGALLSGGVLDANDVPTGTGGNFADGIVPSLTMNYSDDTFEAEFYGGYYAALRNRNDDAALDFLHTWINAGYKFSDNFSAGAHYELLSNTRNTFPGGSTAVAYQWLGPYVQFSTSNGFFARFTAGADIEDGNDGDFYKLTAGFSF, via the coding sequence ATGAAGACCAGGTATATCCACGCGCCGCTCGTCCTCGCGATCGCGGCGGCGTCCGCGCCGGCAATCGCCCAGGAAGATTCGCTCGCCGTCAGCTCGGCGGCCTCAGCCATTGCGATCGACGAATCCACGCTCGAGCTTGCCGAAACACTCGAAGCGATCGCGCCCAGCGCCGATGCGGGCAGCGAGACGATCTCGGCTCCCAACACTGCTGCCGGCACGCTCAGCGTCGCCGATTTCGCACTGACCTCCGCATCGGCGGCCGCTCCCGCCTCGAGCGAGATCGCCGTGACCGCTGCTGCTGCCGCTGCTGCGCAGGGCGAGACGGGCGGCCGTTCGGAAAGCTTCACCGTCACGCTGAACCAAGATGCCTTCTTCGGCTTCTACCCGGCCTTCAACGGCCTGATCCCGGTCAGCGACAATGTCGATTTCAGCTTTTACGGCATCATCTGGACCACTGACGCCTTCGGCACCGGCCTCGGCAGCGACCTGTGGACCGAATTCGGCGTGGGCGCGGCGATCTACACCGGCAACCTCGTGATCAAGCCGCAGATCGGCCTCACCAACGGCGCCCTTCTCTCGGGCGGCGTGCTGGATGCGAACGACGTCCCGACCGGGACCGGCGGCAATTTCGCCGACGGTATCGTCCCCAGCCTGACCATGAACTATTCCGACGACACGTTCGAAGCGGAATTCTACGGCGGCTATTACGCGGCCCTGCGCAATCGCAACGATGATGCCGCGCTCGACTTCCTGCACACCTGGATCAATGCCGGGTACAAGTTCAGCGACAATTTCTCGGCCGGCGCGCATTACGAGCTCCTTAGCAACACCCGGAACACCTTCCCCGGCGGGTCGACCGCGGTCGCGTATCAGTGGCTTGGACCGTATGTGCAATTCTCGACCAGCAACGGCTTCTTCGCTCGCTTCACCGCGGGCGCGGATATCGAGGACGGCAATGACGGCGACTTCTACAAGCTGACCGCCGGCTTCTCGTTCTGA
- a CDS encoding NAD(P)-dependent alcohol dehydrogenase: MATQTNEYPTKAYGASAPDSGVGPMEITRRGLRADDVLIDISHCGICHSDLHSARNDWGRTTYPIVPGHEIVGTVAAIGEAVTRHGVGDRVAIGCMVDSCMECRHCEADLEQYCLDGGMTGTYNGIDRRDGTPTYGGYSERIVAREEFVLKVPDALPMAEAAPLLCAGITSYSPLRTWKVGPGSRVAVAGLGGLGHMGVKLAAAMGAEVTVLSRSESKRDDAEKLGAHAFLNTTDKTAMKAKSGYFDLVLNTIPVRHDVTPYLHLLRVDGVQVLVGMIDMMPELHSALLLGRKVLTGSGIGGLAETQEMLDFCAEKNILPDIEVIAMQDIAEAYDRMEASDVKYRFVIDMESLRAA, encoded by the coding sequence ATGGCAACGCAGACGAACGAATATCCGACGAAGGCCTATGGCGCGAGCGCACCCGACAGCGGGGTGGGACCGATGGAGATCACCCGCAGGGGCCTGCGCGCAGACGACGTGCTGATAGACATCAGCCATTGCGGCATCTGCCATTCCGATCTCCATTCGGCGCGCAACGACTGGGGCCGCACGACCTATCCGATCGTGCCGGGCCACGAGATCGTCGGCACGGTCGCAGCCATCGGCGAGGCGGTCACGAGGCACGGAGTCGGCGACCGGGTCGCGATCGGATGCATGGTCGATTCGTGCATGGAATGCCGCCATTGCGAGGCCGATCTCGAGCAATACTGCCTCGATGGAGGGATGACCGGGACCTATAACGGCATCGACCGGCGCGACGGAACGCCCACCTATGGCGGCTATTCCGAACGCATCGTCGCGCGCGAGGAATTCGTGCTCAAGGTTCCCGACGCGCTGCCCATGGCCGAAGCCGCGCCGCTGCTGTGCGCCGGGATCACGAGCTACAGTCCCTTGCGCACCTGGAAAGTCGGCCCGGGGAGCCGTGTCGCGGTCGCGGGGCTCGGCGGGCTCGGCCACATGGGCGTGAAGCTTGCCGCGGCGATGGGCGCCGAAGTCACCGTGCTTTCCCGCAGCGAGAGCAAGCGGGACGATGCCGAGAAGCTGGGCGCGCACGCGTTTCTCAACACCACGGACAAGACCGCGATGAAGGCGAAATCGGGCTATTTCGACCTCGTGCTCAACACGATTCCCGTGCGCCATGACGTCACGCCCTATCTTCATTTGCTGCGGGTGGACGGGGTGCAGGTGCTGGTCGGGATGATCGACATGATGCCCGAATTGCACAGCGCCCTGCTGCTGGGCCGCAAGGTGCTGACGGGAAGCGGGATCGGCGGGCTCGCCGAGACGCAGGAGATGCTCGATTTCTGCGCCGAGAAGAACATCCTGCCCGATATCGAGGTGATCGCGATGCAGGACATCGCCGAGGCCTATGACCGGATGGAGGCGAGCGACGTGAAATATCGCTTCGTGATCGACATGGAGAGCCTGCGCGCCGCCTGA
- a CDS encoding SDR family oxidoreductase, with product MKLEKGMAAVVTGGASGLGRASAAALSEAGLKVAIFDINDEAGEEHAASIGGTFHHVDIMDEASVEEGFAAARAANGQERVTVHCAMASKRGKTIGWDKETGGYERLSTEDYAFGAEGILVASYRVASISALGMANADPLNEDGERGAIVLTASVAAQDGQIGQVIYGSCKSGVNGLVLPMARDLMDLGIRVNSVMPGIFATPLMLGMKDRNPAMWEQLNASVPFPKRLGEPEEFASLILEIARNSYINGHQFRLDGAIRMPPK from the coding sequence ATGAAGCTTGAAAAGGGCATGGCGGCGGTGGTGACTGGCGGCGCCTCGGGGCTCGGCCGGGCGAGCGCGGCGGCGCTGTCTGAGGCCGGGCTGAAGGTCGCGATCTTCGACATCAACGACGAGGCTGGTGAGGAACACGCCGCCAGCATCGGCGGGACCTTCCACCATGTCGACATCATGGACGAGGCGAGCGTCGAGGAAGGCTTCGCCGCGGCGCGTGCCGCGAACGGGCAGGAACGCGTGACCGTCCACTGCGCCATGGCCTCGAAGCGCGGCAAGACGATCGGCTGGGACAAGGAAACCGGCGGCTACGAGCGGCTTTCGACCGAGGATTACGCCTTCGGGGCCGAGGGCATCCTGGTCGCGAGTTACCGCGTCGCCAGCATTTCCGCGCTCGGCATGGCGAATGCCGATCCGCTCAACGAGGATGGCGAGCGCGGCGCGATCGTGCTGACCGCCAGCGTCGCGGCGCAGGACGGACAGATCGGGCAGGTCATCTACGGTTCGTGCAAGTCGGGGGTGAACGGCCTCGTCCTGCCAATGGCGCGCGACCTGATGGATCTCGGCATCCGGGTGAACTCGGTCATGCCCGGGATCTTCGCGACCCCGCTGATGCTCGGCATGAAGGACCGCAACCCGGCGATGTGGGAGCAGTTGAACGCTTCGGTCCCGTTCCCGAAACGGCTGGGCGAGCCGGAGGAATTCGCCTCGCTGATCCTCGAGATCGCACGCAATTCCTATATCAACGGGCACCAGTTCCGGCTCGACGGGGCGATCCGTATGCCGCCGAAATAG
- a CDS encoding Dps family protein, translated as MADQSNSKAALIAELNGLLADHFALFTKTKNFHWHVKGPRFRDLHLLFDEQAIEIRDQIDDIGERVRKQGGETLTSIGSIAKHTQIKDQDGTSLSPDEMISELRDDNQKMVYRLKKMKPLAEDAGDNATDGLLDDWTDMAEERVWFLSSILG; from the coding sequence ATGGCTGACCAATCGAATTCGAAGGCCGCTCTCATCGCCGAACTCAACGGGCTTCTCGCCGATCACTTCGCGCTGTTCACCAAGACCAAGAATTTCCACTGGCACGTCAAGGGCCCGCGGTTCCGCGACCTTCACCTGCTGTTCGACGAACAGGCGATCGAAATTCGCGACCAGATCGACGATATCGGCGAACGGGTGCGCAAGCAGGGCGGCGAAACACTGACCTCGATCGGCTCGATCGCCAAGCACACCCAGATCAAGGACCAGGACGGAACCTCGCTTTCGCCCGACGAGATGATTTCCGAACTGCGCGACGACAATCAGAAGATGGTCTACCGGCTGAAGAAGATGAAGCCCCTCGCCGAAGATGCGGGCGACAACGCGACCGACGGCCTGCTCGACGACTGGACCGACATGGCGGAGGAACGCGTGTGGTTCCTCTCCTCGATCCTCGGCTGA
- a CDS encoding 6-phosphogluconolactonase, translated as MSVFIHHAAEAAIADWIERHLRDALARGNDPVAITVPGGSTPFPIFERLARRDLDWSRIEIWPGDDRVVPEDHAASNTGRIRAIFEPAGARVETLGEDADLPPFALTWLGMGADGHIASLFANTDPDPDDPRRVRRLTPDPLPAEAPFDRITLTIPSLIATRALMFVIRGEEKLAVFEKAARGEGDLPIARLLARARAHGIAVTCFT; from the coding sequence GTGAGCGTTTTCATCCACCATGCCGCCGAGGCCGCGATCGCCGACTGGATCGAGCGGCACCTGCGCGATGCGCTGGCCAGGGGAAATGACCCGGTCGCGATCACGGTTCCGGGCGGCTCGACCCCGTTTCCCATCTTCGAGCGTCTTGCCCGGCGCGATCTCGACTGGAGCCGGATCGAGATATGGCCCGGAGACGACCGGGTCGTGCCCGAAGATCACGCCGCCTCGAATACCGGCAGGATCCGCGCGATCTTCGAGCCTGCGGGGGCGCGGGTCGAAACGCTTGGCGAGGACGCTGACCTCCCGCCTTTCGCGCTGACCTGGCTCGGCATGGGCGCGGACGGACACATCGCCTCGCTCTTCGCGAACACCGATCCCGATCCCGATGACCCGCGTCGCGTGCGCCGCCTGACGCCCGACCCGCTCCCTGCCGAGGCGCCGTTCGACCGGATCACGCTCACCATCCCCTCGCTCATCGCAACGCGCGCGCTGATGTTCGTCATTCGCGGAGAGGAAAAGCTGGCCGTGTTCGAAAAGGCGGCGCGGGGCGAGGGCGACCTTCCGATCGCCCGTCTGCTCGCCCGCGCGCGCGCGCATGGCATCGCGGTCACATGCTTCACCTGA
- a CDS encoding NUDIX hydrolase yields the protein MLHLIERLLPAPLHRALLPIAFRLRQYWRRWRGAPIAGCAVVIDNGSGEILLLRHSYGPRLWMLPSGGIGSHEEPEVAARREIAEELGIRLARIVPVAVLAEQVSGLPHSTHLFAATSNARPRPDQREVIEARFFPTHSLPEPLGQVTAARIAAWKARGTRAG from the coding sequence ATGCTTCACCTGATCGAGCGGCTGCTTCCCGCGCCGCTGCACCGCGCGCTGCTGCCCATTGCCTTCCGTCTGCGCCAATACTGGCGGCGCTGGCGCGGCGCGCCGATCGCAGGCTGCGCGGTGGTGATCGACAACGGTTCGGGCGAAATCCTGCTGCTGCGCCATTCCTATGGCCCGCGCCTGTGGATGCTGCCGAGTGGCGGGATCGGCTCGCATGAGGAGCCCGAGGTCGCCGCCCGCCGCGAAATCGCCGAGGAGCTCGGGATCAGGCTTGCCCGGATTGTGCCGGTCGCAGTCCTCGCCGAACAGGTTTCGGGCTTGCCCCACAGCACACATCTCTTCGCCGCGACCAGCAATGCCCGCCCGCGTCCCGACCAGCGCGAGGTGATCGAGGCGCGCTTCTTTCCGACCCATTCGCTGCCCGAACCGCTGGGGCAGGTCACCGCCGCACGGATCGCGGCATGGAAGGCGAGGGGGACCCGGGCGGGCTAG
- the dinB gene encoding DNA polymerase IV, with translation MDAFFASVEQRDNPQLRGKPVAVGGSSGRGVVAAASYEARKFGVKSAMPSVTAKRLCPDLIFVKSRFDAYREASRQIRAVFEHHTPLVEPLSLDEAYLDVTEDRLGIGSATRIAELIRQEIRAKTQLTASAGVSYNKFLAKLASDQNKPDGLCVIRPGEGAAFVATLPIRRFHGVGPKAEEKMKRLGIETGADLAGKDIAFLRANFGSFADYLFRAARGIDLRPVRPHRIRKSVGGERTFSQDIDAAGALRDTLEEIIDIVWERIERAEARGRTVTLKLKYTDFRINTRAKSIPPRAHSPQGGDWIEDKARFATMSRELLEEALPLPMPIRLMGLTLSNLDRGGSGQEGDRESPRDTAQLSLL, from the coding sequence ATGGATGCCTTCTTCGCCAGCGTGGAACAGCGCGACAATCCGCAATTGCGCGGAAAACCCGTCGCGGTCGGCGGGTCGAGCGGGCGCGGCGTGGTCGCGGCCGCAAGCTACGAGGCGCGAAAGTTCGGGGTGAAAAGCGCGATGCCATCGGTCACGGCAAAGCGCCTGTGCCCCGACCTCATCTTCGTCAAGAGCCGCTTCGATGCCTATCGCGAGGCGAGCCGCCAGATCCGCGCCGTGTTCGAGCACCACACGCCGCTGGTCGAACCGCTCTCGCTCGACGAGGCCTATCTCGACGTGACCGAGGACCGATTGGGTATCGGCAGCGCCACCCGCATCGCAGAACTGATCCGCCAGGAAATCCGGGCCAAGACGCAGCTCACCGCGAGCGCCGGGGTCAGCTACAACAAGTTCCTCGCCAAGCTCGCGAGCGACCAGAACAAGCCCGATGGCCTGTGCGTCATCCGTCCGGGCGAAGGGGCGGCGTTCGTCGCGACGCTGCCGATCCGGCGCTTTCACGGCGTGGGTCCGAAGGCCGAGGAAAAGATGAAGCGGCTGGGGATCGAGACGGGCGCGGACCTCGCGGGCAAGGACATCGCGTTCCTGCGCGCGAATTTCGGGTCCTTTGCCGATTACCTGTTCCGCGCCGCACGCGGCATCGACCTTCGCCCCGTGCGACCGCACCGGATCCGCAAATCGGTCGGCGGGGAACGTACCTTTTCGCAGGATATCGACGCGGCAGGCGCGCTGCGCGACACGCTGGAGGAGATCATCGACATCGTGTGGGAGCGGATCGAGCGGGCCGAAGCGCGCGGACGCACGGTGACGCTGAAGCTCAAATACACCGATTTCCGGATCAATACGCGCGCCAAGTCCATCCCGCCTCGCGCCCATTCCCCTCAAGGAGGAGACTGGATCGAGGACAAGGCACGCTTCGCGACCATGTCGCGCGAATTGCTGGAGGAGGCGCTGCCGCTGCCCATGCCGATCCGGCTGATGGGGCTTACGCTCTCCAATCTCGACCGTGGGGGATCAGGACAGGAGGGGGACAGGGAGTCGCCGCGGGACACCGCCCAGCTTTCCCTGCTCTAG
- a CDS encoding multidrug effflux MFS transporter gives MATTARPSSAPARLGERELIWLMALLMALQAFGIDAILPALDELALDLGVPGNERQFIIGVYLLTAGIGALVPGALADRFGRRPVLLGSIGIYIVLSLASALAPTYDVLVAIRAAQGFFAAGIVALPPAIIRDKVGGDRMARMMSLIFVIFMLVPAIAPSIGELILLVADWRTVFLAMAVQGMLMGTWAWLRLPETLAPEHRQPIHVRTIARNMGRALSMPSVVGYVFGSSLVFGALFGFINSSQQLITETFGAGDIFPIVFGICAGAMAIASWSNSRIVERFGARRVSHTALFAFIAVSSVQVVVAFQSEQSLWVFVPLMAVNMALLGFIGSNFGSIAMNPFFAIAGAASSVHGFVRMTVAAVLGAAIGYAYDGTAQPLALSLLASGLVCLALVLFSEKGRLFGPPEPEMGFGQDAAKAFD, from the coding sequence ATGGCGACGACTGCCCGACCTTCTTCCGCGCCTGCCCGCCTGGGCGAAAGAGAGCTGATCTGGCTGATGGCGCTGCTGATGGCCCTGCAGGCCTTCGGCATCGACGCCATCCTGCCCGCGCTCGACGAACTCGCGCTCGATCTCGGCGTGCCGGGGAATGAGCGTCAGTTCATCATCGGGGTCTACCTGCTGACCGCCGGTATCGGCGCGCTCGTTCCGGGTGCGCTGGCCGACCGGTTCGGAAGGCGGCCCGTCCTGCTCGGGTCGATCGGCATCTATATCGTGCTGTCGCTGGCGAGCGCGCTGGCGCCCACCTATGACGTCCTCGTCGCGATCCGCGCCGCGCAGGGCTTCTTCGCTGCGGGGATCGTCGCCCTGCCGCCCGCGATCATCCGCGACAAGGTCGGAGGTGACCGGATGGCCCGGATGATGAGCCTCATCTTCGTGATCTTCATGCTTGTCCCGGCCATCGCGCCGAGCATTGGCGAACTTATCCTGCTGGTCGCCGACTGGCGCACCGTGTTCCTCGCTATGGCGGTGCAGGGCATGTTGATGGGCACATGGGCGTGGCTGCGCCTGCCGGAAACGCTGGCGCCGGAACACCGCCAGCCGATCCATGTCCGCACCATCGCGCGCAATATGGGCCGCGCGCTCAGCATGCCGAGCGTGGTGGGATATGTCTTCGGCTCCTCGCTGGTATTCGGCGCGCTGTTCGGCTTCATCAATTCATCGCAGCAATTGATCACGGAGACATTCGGCGCGGGCGACATTTTCCCGATCGTCTTCGGCATCTGTGCGGGCGCGATGGCGATTGCGAGCTGGTCCAATTCGCGCATCGTCGAACGCTTCGGCGCGCGCCGGGTCAGCCACACCGCGCTGTTCGCCTTCATCGCCGTGTCGAGCGTGCAGGTCGTCGTCGCGTTCCAGAGCGAACAGAGCCTGTGGGTCTTCGTGCCGCTGATGGCGGTGAACATGGCGCTGTTGGGCTTTATCGGCAGCAATTTCGGATCGATCGCGATGAATCCGTTCTTCGCCATCGCGGGCGCGGCGAGTTCGGTTCACGGCTTCGTGCGGATGACGGTCGCCGCGGTGCTGGGCGCAGCGATCGGTTATGCCTATGACGGGACCGCTCAGCCGCTGGCGCTGTCCCTGCTCGCATCGGGCCTCGTCTGTCTTGCGCTGGTCCTGTTCAGCGAGAAAGGCCGCCTGTTCGGCCCGCCCGAGCCGGAAATGGGCTTCGGCCAGGACGCGGCTAAGGCGTTCGACTAG
- a CDS encoding acyl-CoA carboxylase subunit beta, whose protein sequence is MTWAKELEELRRREALAEEMGGPDKVARQHSRGKMDARARLAALVDEGSFREIGKIAGKGHYDANGDLESVTPAPFLFGKALINGRPVVATADDFTIRGGAADAGIARKMVQAEQMAHELRLPIIRMIDGTGGGGSVKTLEQIGATYIPAVPGWGDVVTNLDTVPVVALALGPTAGLGAARTVASHYSIMVKGLSQIFAAGPAVVEAMGEAYRDGSGNREDAKEALGGSAIHTRNGVVDDEVASEAEAFARARHFLSFMPEHVGQLARRAECSDPADRREEALLSLVPHDPKQVYSMRRALEMILDSGTVFEIGRNWGRAAITALARLDGWPVAVVASDPSYLGGSWEAKTSEKVERFVRLADQFRLPIVHLVDNPGFMIGREAEMAGTIRYGAQAMNAIYKATVPLASVVMRRAYGIAGSAMSNAERYQYRFCWPSGDWGSLPIAGGLEVAYKAELEAADDPAAELAAIRERLAKVTSPFRSAERFNVEDIIDPRDTRPLLCEFAQLAWRRLESGR, encoded by the coding sequence ATGACCTGGGCGAAGGAACTTGAGGAACTGCGGCGCCGCGAGGCTCTCGCGGAGGAAATGGGCGGGCCGGACAAGGTCGCGCGGCAGCATTCGCGCGGCAAGATGGACGCCCGCGCGCGGCTCGCGGCGCTCGTCGACGAAGGCTCCTTCCGCGAGATCGGCAAGATTGCGGGCAAGGGCCATTACGACGCGAACGGTGACCTCGAGAGCGTGACCCCCGCCCCCTTCCTGTTCGGCAAGGCTCTCATCAATGGCCGCCCGGTCGTCGCGACGGCGGACGACTTCACCATCCGCGGCGGCGCGGCGGATGCGGGGATCGCACGCAAGATGGTGCAGGCCGAACAGATGGCGCACGAGCTGCGCCTGCCGATCATCCGCATGATCGACGGGACGGGCGGCGGCGGCTCGGTCAAGACGCTGGAGCAGATCGGCGCGACCTATATCCCCGCCGTGCCCGGCTGGGGCGATGTGGTGACGAACCTCGACACCGTGCCGGTCGTGGCGCTGGCACTTGGCCCCACGGCGGGGCTCGGCGCGGCGCGCACGGTCGCCAGCCACTATTCGATCATGGTGAAGGGCCTTTCGCAGATCTTCGCCGCCGGACCCGCCGTGGTCGAGGCGATGGGCGAGGCCTATCGCGACGGCTCGGGCAATCGTGAGGACGCGAAGGAAGCGCTCGGCGGCAGCGCGATCCACACCCGCAACGGCGTGGTCGATGACGAGGTGGCAAGCGAGGCAGAGGCCTTCGCCCGGGCGCGGCATTTCCTAAGCTTCATGCCCGAACATGTCGGCCAGCTCGCCCGCCGCGCGGAATGCTCCGATCCGGCAGACAGGCGCGAGGAGGCGCTGCTCTCCCTCGTCCCGCACGACCCGAAACAGGTCTATTCGATGCGCCGCGCGCTCGAGATGATCCTCGATTCCGGCACGGTGTTCGAGATCGGCCGGAACTGGGGCCGCGCTGCGATCACCGCGCTTGCCCGGCTCGACGGCTGGCCAGTCGCGGTCGTGGCGAGCGATCCGAGCTATCTCGGCGGGTCTTGGGAGGCGAAGACATCCGAAAAGGTCGAGCGTTTCGTCCGCCTCGCCGACCAGTTCCGCCTGCCGATCGTCCACCTTGTCGACAATCCCGGCTTCATGATCGGGCGCGAGGCGGAAATGGCCGGGACGATCCGCTATGGCGCGCAGGCGATGAACGCGATCTACAAGGCCACCGTCCCGCTAGCGAGCGTGGTGATGCGCCGCGCCTATGGCATTGCGGGCAGCGCGATGAGCAATGCGGAACGCTATCAATACCGCTTCTGCTGGCCGTCGGGCGACTGGGGGAGCCTGCCGATCGCGGGCGGGCTCGAGGTAGCCTACAAGGCCGAACTCGAAGCGGCCGACGACCCGGCGGCAGAACTGGCGGCGATCAGGGAGCGGCTGGCGAAAGTCACCAGCCCGTTTCGCAGCGCCGAACGCTTCAATGTCGAGGATATCATCGACCCGCGCGACACCCGCCCGCTGCTGTGCGAATTCGCGCAGCTGGCGTGGCGCAGGCTCGAAAGCGGGCGCTGA